Proteins co-encoded in one Bacteroidales bacterium genomic window:
- the mce gene encoding methylmalonyl-CoA epimerase: MKVKSIEHIGIAVENLEESIKYYEDILGLKCYAIEEVEDQKVRTAFFKIGDIKIELLESTDVEGPIGRFIEKKGQGVHHIAFAVDNVEESLREVERNGVKLIDKQPRKGAEDLQIGFLHPKSTGGVLTEFCAEK, encoded by the coding sequence ATGAAAGTAAAATCTATTGAACATATTGGAATTGCAGTTGAAAACTTAGAAGAGAGTATAAAGTATTATGAAGATATTTTAGGTCTTAAATGTTATGCTATTGAAGAGGTTGAAGATCAGAAAGTAAGAACGGCGTTTTTTAAAATAGGAGATATCAAAATTGAGTTGCTGGAATCTACAGATGTAGAAGGTCCTATTGGAAGGTTTATTGAGAAGAAAGGACAAGGTGTACATCACATCGCTTTTGCTGTGGATAATGTAGAGGAATCTTTGCGAGAGGTTGAAAGAAATGGAGTAAAACTTATTGATAAGCAGCCTCGGAAAGGTGCAGAAGATTTACAAATTGGTTTTTTGCATCCAAAATCAACAGGAGGAGTGCTTACAGAATTTTGTGCGGAAAAATAG